A genomic region of Bradyrhizobium sp. ORS 278 contains the following coding sequences:
- a CDS encoding formyltransferase family protein, giving the protein MRITLVGSRHFGVATLNMLRDRGIEIARVVVHDGEDRLAAAARSAGIEVVVQADPKVVPASEIAPGTDLIVTAHSHARVSQEAVAAAKLGGIGYHPSLLPRHRGIAAVEWTIKEGDAIAGGTIYHLAERMDAGAIAAQDWCFVRKGETARELWERALAPLGLKLLGDVVESAKATGTIPAKPQDEQFATKAPSLTPH; this is encoded by the coding sequence ATGCGTATCACCCTCGTCGGCTCCCGACATTTCGGTGTCGCCACACTGAATATGCTGCGCGACAGAGGCATCGAGATCGCACGCGTGGTCGTGCATGACGGCGAGGATCGGCTCGCCGCAGCAGCGCGATCGGCCGGGATCGAGGTGGTCGTCCAGGCCGATCCCAAGGTCGTCCCCGCGAGCGAGATCGCGCCAGGGACCGACCTGATCGTCACCGCCCATAGCCACGCCCGTGTCAGCCAGGAGGCGGTGGCCGCCGCCAAGCTCGGCGGCATCGGCTACCATCCGTCGCTGCTGCCGCGTCACCGCGGCATCGCAGCCGTGGAGTGGACCATCAAGGAGGGCGATGCGATCGCGGGCGGCACCATCTACCATCTGGCCGAGCGGATGGACGCCGGCGCCATCGCCGCCCAGGACTGGTGCTTCGTCAGGAAGGGCGAAACCGCTCGCGAATTGTGGGAGCGCGCGCTGGCGCCGCTTGGCCTCAAGCTGCTCGGCGACGTCGTCGAATCAGCCAAGGCCACCGGCACGATCCCCGCCAAGCCGCAGGACGAGCAGTTCGCGACCAAGGCCCCAAGCCTCACGCCGCACTGA